A section of the Gammaproteobacteria bacterium genome encodes:
- a CDS encoding transposase, producing MKTSRFTDSQILAILKAAEAGVAVTELCRQHGMSQASFYTWRAKYGGMDVSLMRRMKALEDENRRLKRMYAETSMSNDLLKEALAKKL from the coding sequence ATGAAGACAAGCCGATTTACTGACAGCCAGATTCTGGCGATTTTGAAGGCAGCGGAAGCGGGCGTGGCGGTGACCGAGCTGTGCCGCCAGCACGGCATGAGCCAAGCCAGCTTTTATACATGGCGCGCCAAGTATGGCGGCATGGATGTGTCGCTCATGCGCCGGATGAAAGCGCTGGAAGACGAGAATCGGCGACTCAAGCGCATGTATGCCGAGACCTCGATGTCTAATGATCTGCTCAAGGAAGCCCTTGCAAAAAAGCTGTAG
- a CDS encoding transposase, with protein MDRFVATFEAKYPKAVHCLVKDRDEVLAFYAFPAAHWQPLRTTNPIESTFATIR; from the coding sequence TTGGATCGATTTGTCGCTACCTTTGAGGCAAAGTACCCCAAGGCGGTGCACTGCCTGGTCAAGGATCGCGACGAGGTGCTCGCCTTCTACGCTTTCCCGGCCGCGCACTGGCAGCCTCTGCGCACCACCAATCCGATTGAGTCAACCTTTGCGACCATCCGCTGA